In the Diachasmimorpha longicaudata isolate KC_UGA_2023 chromosome 1, iyDiaLong2, whole genome shotgun sequence genome, one interval contains:
- the LOC135159942 gene encoding uncharacterized protein LOC135159942 has protein sequence MVRFIFVASLVSLSCANANPPNVNVDKVDQVEPPSCPPNSFYSFWTCLSPVSNNMSCYQPCIPIFHPGCMCAPGYTLDATHNCVPIPLCPHLESDHQQSSSGETVLPLESKPVKVDLPQEVELKVGGAGQEPLQSREIAAGTDEPTTDQQPSLITDRLYHPEDDLHALLSNALRPDDVMMRKREYRSHAKQQHPLNILKILDDESQKREVTDSNIHEDHQIVEAPVADVEALPAEDDEVMEEGKSCVLKFPNGWLCGLTSKQLSQLMGWDHNYLKQFQSKYEHELPTLEK, from the exons ATGGTACGATTCATCTTCGTAGCCTCACTGGTCTCCCTTAGCTGTGCTAATG CAAACCCCCCAAATGTGAACGTCGACAAGGTGGACCAGGTGGAGCCGCCATCCTGTCCTCCAAACTCATTCTATTCTTTCTGGACATGTCTGAGCCCTGTGTCCAACAACATGTCTTGCTATCAACCCTGCATTCCG ATCTTCCATCCTGGCTGCATGTGTGCACCGGGTTACACCTTAGATGCGACCCACAACTGTGTTCCCATACCTCTGTGTCCTCATTTGGAAAGCGACCATCAGCAATCCAGTTCTGGGGAGACAGTTCTGCCTCTTGAGAGCAAACCCGTTAAGGTGGATCTCCCCCAGGAAGTGGAATTAAAGGTTGGTGGGGCAGGACAGGAGCCGTTACAGAGCAGGGAGATCGCTGCTGGGACAGATGAGCCCACAACTGACCAGCAACCTTCACTTATAACTGATAGGCTCTATCACCCTGAAGATGACCTCCACGCTCTTCTTTCTAACGCATTGAGGCCAGACGATGTGATGATGAGGAAGAGAGAGTATCGATCACATGCCAAGCAGCAACACCCTCTCAATATCCTGAAGATCCTGGACGATGAATCTCAAAAGCGTGAGGTGACCGACTCGAACATTCATGAGGACCATCAAATTGTAGAAGCTCCAGTAGCCGATGTAGAGGCTTTACCTGCTGAGGATGATGAGGTAATGGAAGAGGGCAAATCGTGTGTCCTGAAATTTCCGAATGGCTGGTTGTGCGGGTTGACGAGTAAGCAGCTGAGTCAGCTGATGGGATGGGACCACAATTACCTGAAGCAATTCCAAAGTAAATACGAACATGAGCTGCCTACGCTGGAAAAATGA